From a region of the Rhipicephalus microplus isolate Deutch F79 chromosome X, USDA_Rmic, whole genome shotgun sequence genome:
- the LOC119187659 gene encoding uncharacterized protein LOC119187659 — protein MKTLCISVVFVVVLMTLNGVLAGFLGGGYGGYGGGYGGGFGGGFGGGYGGGGGGVGVGSSVVLLKSGGAGGGKVVAGPAFLVKTVHHVNKIHGGGSLVAHSGIGGTGGGFSGGFNGGLGGGLGGGFGGGYGGSYGGGYGGGYGGGYGGGGYGGGYGLKGWY, from the exons ATGAAGACTCTG TGCATCTCCGTTGTCTTCGTGGTCGTTCTGATGACATTGAACGGAGTACTGGCTGGCTTCCTTGGAGGTGGTTACGGTGGATACGGGGGTGGATACGGAGGTGGGTTCGGTGGAGGATTTGGTGGTGGATACGGCGGAGGTGGTGGAGGAGTTGGAGTCGGCAGCAGCGTGGTGCTTCTTAAAAGTGGTGGCGCCGGCGGTGGCAAAGTGGTAGCTGGGCCGGCCTTCCTGGTGAAAACTGTGCACCACGTGAATAAAATTCACGGAGGAGGCTCACTCGTGGCCCACAGTGGTATTGGCGGCACAGGAGGAGGCTTCAGTGGTGGCTTCAACGGAGGATTAGGAGGTGGACTCGGTGGAGGCTTTGGTGGAGGCTACGGTGGATCCTACGGAGGTGGCTACGGAGGTGGCTACGGAGGTGGCTATGGAGGAGGAGGCTACGGTGGCGGATATGGCCTGAAAGGCTGGTACTAA
- the LOC119187650 gene encoding uncharacterized protein LOC119187650 yields MNALIPLTCLAIVACAAAGGLGGYGIGYGGGYGSGYGGLGYGGGLGGAGIGSSVVLLRGGPGFGKSVTGPAFLVRTVHHVNKIHSGGAIVAHSGLGAVGGGLGYGGGLGYGGGLGYGGLGYGGLGYGSGLKYGGYGLKG; encoded by the exons ATGAACGCTCTG ATTCCTCTGACCTGCCTCGCCATTGTAGCTTGCGCCGCAGCTGGCGGTTTGGGAGGTTATGGCATTGGATACGGAGGTGGCTACGGATCAGGCTATGGTGGCCTTGGCTACGGTGGAGGACTTGGTGGAGCAGGCATCGGCAGCAGCGTGGTTCTTCTCAGAGGTGGTCCTGGTTTCGGAAAATCGGTGACGGGGCCAGCCTTCCTTGTGCGTACTGTGCACCACGTCAATAAAATCCACAGTGGAGGTGCCATCGTTGCCCACTCCGGGCTCGGAGCGGTTGGCGGTGGTCTTGGATACGGAGGTGGCCTGGGATATGGTGGTGGTCTTGGCTACGGTGGACTCGGTTACGGGGGTCTCGGGTACGGAAGTGGCCTGAAGTACGGAGGATATGGTCTGAAAGGATAG